In Streptomyces liangshanensis, the DNA window CCTCGACGCGGACCTGCTGCTGGCGGCCGACCACGGCTGGCGCCCGGGCCACGGCGAACTGGCCGACTCGGGCTGGAGCGCCCCGCACGTGGAGAACCTTCCGCAGGCGGGGGTGGCGGCGGGCGAGGAGATCCTCCGCCGCGTCCTCGCGGCAACGGGGGCGCAGCCGGTGCTCGACGGGGCGGGCTGAGGGAGCACTTGCCGGCCGGGGAGCCAGTTCGCACGGCACCCCGGCCCGCCGCCCCACGGCCTTCGGCCCTCCTCGGCCTTCGGGCCCGCCACGGCCTTCGGCTTCCCTCAGGCGCAGCAGCCCCCGCCGCAGCAACCGCCTCCGCCGCCCGCCGAGGGGGCGGGGGCGTCGCTGCCCTTGGCGGCGCCGCCGACGGCGACGGTGGAGAGCAGTTTCACGGTGTCCTCGTGGCCTGAGGGGCACATCGCGGGGGCGGCGGACTGTGACATCGGCCGACGGAGCTCGAAGGTGTTCCCACAGGAGCGGCAGCG includes these proteins:
- a CDS encoding FmdB family zinc ribbon protein — its product is MPRYEYRCRSCGNTFELRRPMSQSAAPAMCPSGHEDTVKLLSTVAVGGAAKGSDAPAPSAGGGGGCCGGGCCA